From the genome of Thermococcus chitonophagus, one region includes:
- a CDS encoding shikimate dehydrogenase, with protein MDAETRVYAVIGNPVRHSLSPTMHNALFKKYSLNAVYVAFEVSRENAREAVEGIRVLGIAGVNVTMPLKEEVARYVELSEDARAIGSVNTIVNSNGKLLGYTTDGIGARRALERFTTLEGANVLILGAGGAGKAIAYELSKVASVVVLNRTVEKAKALEDFGVKGDALTPENLEYYLELADVLINATSVGMNEDRSLVPREMLKPGLVVMDIVYKPLITRLLREAKEKGCTIVDGLWMLVYQGAESFKLWTGIEADVELMRRVALERLGESK; from the coding sequence ATGGATGCTGAAACGAGGGTTTATGCTGTAATAGGGAATCCCGTTAGGCACTCTCTAAGTCCCACGATGCATAACGCGCTATTCAAGAAATATAGCCTAAATGCAGTTTACGTTGCATTTGAAGTCTCTCGTGAAAATGCCAGGGAAGCCGTGGAAGGCATAAGGGTCCTGGGAATAGCCGGGGTAAATGTCACAATGCCCCTCAAAGAAGAAGTTGCGAGGTACGTTGAGTTATCTGAAGACGCAAGAGCCATTGGCAGCGTGAATACGATAGTAAATTCCAATGGCAAACTTCTCGGTTACACGACTGACGGTATTGGAGCGAGAAGAGCTTTAGAGAGATTTACAACACTTGAAGGAGCTAATGTTCTCATACTTGGGGCTGGTGGCGCAGGTAAGGCCATAGCTTATGAGCTCTCCAAAGTTGCCAGCGTTGTTGTTCTGAACAGAACCGTTGAAAAGGCTAAAGCCCTGGAAGATTTTGGAGTTAAGGGCGATGCTCTTACTCCAGAAAATCTTGAGTATTACCTCGAACTTGCTGATGTCCTGATAAATGCAACTTCTGTTGGTATGAATGAGGATCGCAGCTTAGTGCCGCGTGAAATGTTGAAGCCGGGACTTGTTGTGATGGATATAGTCTACAAGCCGTTAATAACAAGGCTTCTAAGGGAGGCGAAGGAGAAAGGATGCACGATCGTAGATGGGTTGTGGATGCTGGTTTACCAGGGAGCGGAGAGCTTCAAGCTGTGGACTGGTATTGAGGCTGATGTAGAGCTGATGAGGAGGGTTGCACTTGAGAGGCTCGGGGAGAGCAAGTAG
- the aroF gene encoding 3-deoxy-7-phosphoheptulonate synthase has protein sequence MKYSKEYKEKTVVKVGDAKIGEGFTIIAGPCAIESEEQIMKVAEFLAELGIKVLRGGAFKPRTSPYSFQGHGEEALKWMRKAADEYGLVTVTEVMDTRHVELVAKYSDILQVGARNSQNFELLKEVGKQENPVLLKRGMGNTVQELLYSAEYIMAQGNENVILCERGIRTFETATRFTLDIAAVPVVKELSHLPIIVDPSHPAGKRSLVIPLAKAAYAVGADGIMVEVHPDPDNALSDSKQQLTFDQFKQLLRELEGLGWKG, from the coding sequence ATGAAGTATTCGAAGGAGTATAAGGAGAAGACGGTAGTTAAGGTTGGAGACGCTAAAATAGGGGAAGGCTTCACGATAATTGCTGGTCCATGTGCAATTGAAAGTGAAGAGCAGATAATGAAGGTTGCCGAATTCTTAGCGGAGCTTGGGATTAAAGTGTTAAGGGGAGGAGCGTTTAAGCCAAGAACCTCCCCATACTCTTTCCAGGGACATGGAGAAGAGGCGCTGAAGTGGATGAGAAAGGCCGCTGACGAGTACGGCCTTGTTACAGTGACAGAGGTTATGGACACCAGGCACGTGGAACTCGTGGCAAAGTATTCTGACATACTTCAGGTAGGTGCCAGGAACTCTCAAAACTTTGAACTGCTGAAGGAAGTCGGAAAGCAGGAAAATCCAGTGTTGTTAAAGAGAGGTATGGGAAATACCGTTCAGGAACTCCTGTATTCAGCAGAATACATCATGGCCCAGGGAAATGAAAATGTAATCCTGTGCGAAAGAGGAATAAGGACGTTTGAAACGGCAACAAGATTTACCTTGGACATTGCAGCTGTCCCAGTTGTAAAAGAGCTTTCTCACCTGCCGATTATAGTTGATCCATCACACCCAGCGGGCAAGAGATCCTTAGTTATCCCACTGGCAAAAGCTGCCTATGCAGTTGGCGCTGACGGGATAATGGTTGAAGTGCATCCCGACCCTGATAATGCACTCTCAGATTCAAAGCAACAGCTCACATTTGATCAGTTCAAGCAACTCCTAAGAGAGCTGGAGGGCCTCGGATGGAAGGGATAG
- a CDS encoding [LysW]-aminoadipate/[LysW]-glutamate kinase, whose protein sequence is MRVVKIGGSVISMLEELWRSDGISSLMDNTVIVHGGSRHVDELSRKLGIKVEKLTSPSGVTFRRTTREVLDVYVAALMKANREIVEFLRSQGINAIGLSGLDRGLIIGQRKKLIKAVINGKVVAIRDDYSGVIKQINTDALSEYMKVGIPVIASIAYDPVENVPLNVDGDKVAYHIALAMRAKELYFLSDTAFLANGRVVPEIPVEKIGDYMAYARGGMRKKLMMAKKAIESGIDSVVIEGLNGRTVIY, encoded by the coding sequence ATGAGGGTAGTTAAGATCGGTGGTTCCGTTATCTCAATGCTTGAGGAGCTCTGGAGGAGCGATGGCATTTCCAGCTTAATGGACAATACGGTAATAGTTCACGGGGGTTCAAGGCACGTTGATGAGCTTTCAAGGAAGCTTGGGATTAAGGTAGAAAAGCTCACGAGCCCCTCAGGAGTAACCTTCAGGAGGACTACGAGGGAAGTACTAGATGTTTACGTTGCTGCATTAATGAAGGCCAATAGGGAGATAGTCGAGTTTCTCAGGAGTCAGGGCATTAACGCGATAGGTCTCAGCGGTCTTGATAGGGGGCTTATAATTGGCCAGAGGAAGAAGCTCATCAAGGCGGTAATTAACGGCAAAGTAGTTGCGATAAGGGATGATTACTCGGGGGTTATAAAACAGATCAATACTGATGCCCTAAGCGAGTACATGAAAGTTGGAATCCCCGTTATAGCCTCGATAGCCTACGATCCCGTCGAAAATGTCCCTCTTAACGTTGATGGGGACAAGGTTGCTTACCACATTGCCCTAGCAATGAGGGCCAAGGAGCTCTACTTCCTCTCAGACACTGCCTTCTTGGCAAATGGAAGGGTCGTTCCCGAGATACCTGTGGAAAAGATTGGGGACTACATGGCTTATGCTAGGGGAGGGATGAGGAAGAAGCTGATGATGGCCAAGAAGGCAATAGAGAGTGGAATTGACAGTGTGGTCATTGAAGGTCTCAATGGAAGGACGGTGATATATTGA
- a CDS encoding acetylornithine/succinylornithine family transaminase, which translates to MSLYRKRLRVVRGEGVYVWDSQGKKYLDLIAGIGVNVLGHNHPEWVSAIKEQLEKLVVAGPMFEHEERDEMLEELSHFVNYEYVYMGNSGTEAVEAAIKFARLYTGRKEIIAMTNAFHGRTMGALSATWKPKYRQGFEPLVPGFKHIPFNNVEAAKEAITKETAAVIFEPIQGEAGIIPAKEEFVETLRDLTEDVGALLIADEVQSGLRTGKFLAIEHYKVEPDIVTMGKGIGNGIPVSLTMTNFDVERGKHGSTFGGNPLACKAVATTLRILRKENLIEKAEEKFIEVKAKDVVMTRGKGLMIGIVMRKPVGRFVEELQNRGYLVHTAGQRVIRLLPPLIISKEQMNKVKSAIEGVINDLSGGEG; encoded by the coding sequence ATGAGCCTTTATAGGAAGAGGCTTAGGGTTGTTAGGGGAGAGGGAGTCTACGTCTGGGACTCCCAGGGCAAAAAGTATCTAGATCTGATAGCCGGAATAGGGGTCAACGTTCTTGGCCATAATCATCCAGAATGGGTTTCGGCAATCAAGGAACAGCTGGAAAAGCTTGTAGTTGCAGGCCCAATGTTCGAGCACGAGGAAAGGGATGAAATGCTTGAAGAGCTCTCTCACTTCGTTAACTATGAGTACGTTTACATGGGAAACTCGGGAACCGAGGCTGTAGAGGCGGCTATAAAGTTCGCAAGGCTTTACACTGGCAGGAAGGAAATAATTGCAATGACAAACGCTTTTCACGGAAGAACTATGGGCGCCCTTAGTGCAACATGGAAGCCAAAGTACAGGCAGGGTTTTGAGCCCCTGGTTCCGGGGTTCAAGCACATCCCCTTCAACAACGTTGAGGCTGCAAAGGAAGCTATAACGAAGGAAACTGCGGCGGTTATTTTTGAGCCAATTCAGGGGGAGGCAGGAATAATCCCAGCGAAAGAAGAGTTCGTTGAGACTCTGAGGGACCTGACAGAGGACGTTGGTGCACTGTTGATAGCTGACGAGGTTCAGAGTGGACTTAGAACCGGTAAGTTCCTTGCCATAGAACACTACAAAGTTGAGCCCGATATAGTTACGATGGGGAAGGGCATTGGGAATGGAATCCCGGTGAGCTTAACGATGACTAACTTTGACGTGGAGAGGGGCAAGCATGGTTCAACATTTGGCGGGAATCCTCTGGCTTGTAAGGCCGTAGCAACTACCCTCAGGATACTTAGAAAGGAGAATCTTATAGAGAAAGCTGAGGAGAAATTCATTGAAGTTAAGGCCAAGGACGTTGTGATGACGAGGGGCAAAGGACTAATGATAGGTATAGTTATGAGGAAGCCGGTGGGGAGATTCGTTGAGGAGTTGCAGAACAGGGGATACCTTGTTCATACCGCAGGTCAAAGGGTTATCAGGTTGCTTCCACCCCTAATAATAAGTAAAGAGCAGATGAATAAGGTAAAATCAGCGATAGAAGGTGTAATAAATGATCTCAGCGGAGGAGAAGGTTGA
- a CDS encoding transketolase family protein, protein MIESFREAFGRALVEIGRKNDKVVVIDADVKGSTKTIYFEKAFPERFIQVGISEQDMIGTAAGLAIAGKIPVASAFASFLMRAWEQIRNTVARDNLNVKIVSTHSGFSDHMDGSSHQCLEDIALMRVLPNMTVVVPADAYATKVLLEQVIEHEGPVYMRLGRDYAPRVYREGDEIELGRASVLREGSDILLVATGVMVSVALEVAEKLAKAGIDASVVDMHTIKPFDEETLLKLAKPVNAVITLEEHTIYGGLGGAVAEVLSEKMPKRVIRIGTTEFGRSSRDYLSLLDRYGLTADKVYDKIAGVV, encoded by the coding sequence GTGATAGAGAGTTTCAGGGAAGCCTTTGGAAGGGCCTTGGTCGAAATAGGGAGGAAGAATGATAAGGTAGTTGTCATAGACGCGGACGTTAAGGGCTCAACTAAAACCATATACTTCGAGAAGGCCTTCCCAGAGAGGTTCATTCAAGTTGGCATTAGCGAGCAGGATATGATAGGCACTGCTGCGGGCCTTGCTATTGCGGGAAAGATTCCAGTTGCCTCCGCCTTTGCTTCCTTCCTTATGAGGGCATGGGAGCAGATAAGGAACACTGTCGCAAGGGACAACTTAAACGTCAAGATAGTGTCAACGCACTCAGGATTCTCCGATCATATGGACGGTTCTTCTCATCAGTGCCTAGAGGACATAGCCCTAATGAGGGTTCTTCCAAACATGACTGTCGTTGTTCCGGCGGATGCTTATGCCACGAAGGTTCTCCTGGAGCAGGTAATTGAGCATGAAGGTCCAGTTTACATGAGGCTCGGCAGGGACTATGCTCCCCGGGTGTACAGGGAAGGCGATGAGATTGAGCTTGGTAGGGCTAGTGTCCTAAGGGAGGGAAGTGACATACTGCTAGTAGCAACGGGGGTTATGGTTTCAGTGGCCCTCGAAGTCGCTGAAAAGCTTGCCAAGGCAGGAATTGATGCTAGTGTAGTTGATATGCACACGATAAAGCCTTTTGACGAAGAAACCCTGCTTAAGTTGGCTAAGCCCGTGAACGCGGTGATAACCCTCGAGGAGCATACCATATATGGAGGTCTCGGAGGAGCAGTTGCGGAAGTTCTGAGCGAGAAGATGCCAAAGAGGGTTATCAGAATAGGAACGACGGAATTTGGTAGATCAAGCAGGGACTACCTATCCCTATTGGACAGGTACGGGCTAACGGCGGATAAAGTCTATGATAAAATCGCGGGGGTTGTTTAA
- the argC gene encoding N-acetyl-gamma-glutamyl-phosphate reductase, translating into MIKAAVVGASGYIGGELVRLLAMHPEVEITAITSRKYAGKKVHKVHPNLRGLDLRFTDKYDFDADVIFLAVPHGTSMKIIDEFLGSAKIIDMSADFRVSKELYEKYYGPHEKPELIDKFVYGLPELHRKEIKKAELVANPGCNATAVILALYPFRDIAKEAIVDLKVSSSAGGRRENVASIHPERSHVVRVYKPFHHRHEAEVIQETGVKPMFTVHSVDLVRGLLATIYFPFDGTERDLLRRLLMYRNEPFIRLVTDKGGLQRYPDPKYVIGSNFVDIGFAYDAENSRAIILSAIDNLIKGGSGQAVQNMNIMFGLDETTGLSYYPVYPV; encoded by the coding sequence ATGATTAAGGCTGCAGTTGTAGGGGCGAGCGGTTACATCGGCGGTGAGCTTGTGAGGCTCTTGGCAATGCACCCGGAAGTTGAAATCACGGCAATAACCTCAAGAAAGTACGCGGGAAAGAAGGTTCACAAGGTTCATCCAAACCTAAGGGGTCTTGACCTAAGGTTTACCGATAAGTACGACTTTGATGCTGACGTAATATTCCTTGCAGTACCTCACGGCACTTCAATGAAGATAATAGACGAGTTCCTAGGAAGTGCTAAAATCATAGATATGAGCGCTGATTTCAGGGTTAGCAAAGAGTTGTACGAGAAATACTATGGGCCTCACGAGAAGCCTGAGCTCATTGACAAGTTCGTTTATGGCCTTCCCGAGCTACACAGGAAAGAAATAAAGAAGGCCGAGCTCGTTGCAAACCCAGGATGCAACGCTACGGCGGTAATATTGGCCCTCTACCCCTTCAGGGACATCGCGAAGGAGGCAATAGTTGACCTCAAGGTCAGTTCATCAGCGGGAGGAAGGAGGGAAAACGTTGCAAGCATACACCCGGAGAGGAGCCATGTCGTTAGGGTGTACAAGCCTTTCCACCACAGGCACGAGGCCGAAGTTATTCAGGAGACTGGAGTTAAGCCAATGTTCACTGTTCACTCCGTGGACTTAGTGAGGGGCCTACTCGCAACGATATACTTCCCCTTTGATGGAACCGAGAGGGATCTTCTTAGGAGGCTTCTAATGTACAGGAATGAGCCATTTATAAGGCTTGTAACGGACAAGGGAGGTCTTCAGAGGTATCCTGATCCTAAGTACGTAATAGGAAGCAACTTTGTGGATATAGGATTTGCCTACGATGCTGAAAATTCGAGGGCGATAATTCTCTCAGCTATTGATAATTTGATTAAAGGAGGCTCTGGCCAAGCCGTTCAAAACATGAACATAATGTTTGGCTTAGATGAAACCACTGGGTTGAGCTATTACCCTGTATATCCCGTGTGA
- a CDS encoding shikimate kinase has translation MRGSGRASSAVTVINAFATGKGAAIGIDLWTEAEVKLKDSGIEAEITVNGKRIHDLRLVNAIVDIFREYTGEEFGLYVKVTSEIPIGKGLKSSSAAANALASALANALNLSIPDIKLVKLGVEAAKRAGVTITGAFDDACASYFGGLCITDNYKMELLVRRDVEGLPVVVLVPRETVLTESLKGLDFTVLAPYVEEAFKLALNGEWEKALVINGLVYSAFLGYNPKPISEALRVGCIVGLSGKGPAVFGITEDPENLVEVWDRYGEVIVTELR, from the coding sequence TTGAGAGGCTCGGGGAGAGCAAGTAGCGCGGTTACTGTTATAAATGCCTTCGCCACGGGTAAAGGAGCGGCTATAGGAATCGATCTATGGACAGAAGCTGAAGTTAAGCTGAAGGATTCGGGTATTGAAGCTGAGATAACGGTAAATGGCAAGAGAATTCATGATTTAAGACTTGTCAATGCAATAGTGGACATTTTCAGGGAATATACGGGAGAGGAATTTGGGCTTTACGTTAAGGTAACTTCGGAAATTCCCATTGGGAAAGGGTTAAAGAGTAGCTCTGCTGCTGCAAATGCCCTGGCAAGTGCTTTGGCTAATGCTCTGAACCTTAGTATTCCGGATATAAAGCTTGTAAAGCTTGGTGTTGAAGCGGCAAAGCGGGCGGGAGTAACGATTACTGGTGCATTTGACGACGCCTGTGCCTCTTACTTTGGAGGTCTGTGTATAACTGACAACTATAAGATGGAGCTTTTAGTGAGGAGAGATGTTGAAGGTCTTCCAGTTGTGGTTCTAGTTCCCAGGGAAACTGTACTTACGGAGTCCCTTAAGGGGCTAGACTTCACTGTGTTGGCTCCCTACGTTGAGGAGGCCTTTAAGTTGGCCCTGAATGGTGAGTGGGAAAAGGCATTGGTAATAAATGGGCTCGTGTACTCGGCCTTTCTCGGATATAATCCTAAACCTATCTCTGAAGCTTTAAGAGTTGGTTGTATAGTAGGACTCAGCGGCAAGGGGCCAGCGGTGTTTGGTATAACGGAGGATCCCGAAAACTTAGTTGAGGTTTGGGATAGGTACGGTGAGGTTATAGTAACTGAACTCCGCTGA
- the aroD gene encoding type I 3-dehydroquinate dehydratase produces MIAGVVVAKSIKEAVRKMNSSDADLYELRVDALEDYSDIDILRPFSSKLIITIRSKDEGGIRELGDEERLSLFEKFLEIEPAYIDIELKSRILEDVIELARPSSKIVISYHDFSRTPTFEDLLSILHSAEDHEPDIVKIVTYARTPWDNLRVIKLYEHANNLIAFCMGQKGKISRVFSAIFSPFTYASIDESVAPGQMSIYELREILRILGG; encoded by the coding sequence ATGATAGCTGGAGTTGTCGTTGCTAAGAGTATAAAGGAAGCAGTCAGGAAGATGAACTCTAGCGACGCTGATCTCTACGAATTAAGGGTGGATGCCCTAGAGGATTACTCGGATATTGACATTCTCCGTCCGTTCTCTTCGAAGTTGATAATAACTATCAGGTCAAAGGATGAAGGGGGAATTAGGGAATTAGGTGACGAAGAGAGGCTGTCCCTATTTGAAAAGTTTTTGGAAATAGAGCCTGCATACATTGACATTGAGTTGAAATCAAGAATCCTTGAAGATGTAATTGAACTTGCTAGGCCCAGCTCAAAGATTGTCATCTCCTATCATGATTTTTCTAGAACCCCCACGTTTGAAGACCTACTTTCAATACTTCACTCGGCGGAGGATCACGAGCCTGACATCGTGAAGATTGTTACGTATGCACGAACTCCTTGGGACAACCTTCGAGTAATAAAGCTGTATGAGCATGCCAACAACCTAATCGCGTTCTGTATGGGTCAGAAGGGCAAGATATCTAGGGTGTTTAGTGCCATATTCTCCCCCTTCACGTATGCTTCCATAGATGAAAGCGTGGCCCCAGGACAGATGAGCATCTACGAGCTTAGGGAAATACTCAGGATCCTGGGTGGTTGA
- a CDS encoding 1-deoxy-D-xylulose-5-phosphate synthase N-terminal domain-containing protein, with translation MSEILTTKLKEMLKPVNGFHINSSITCLRIMQAVLELKKEEDTVIVSKGHSAPAFYVMLWKLGLLSDEELMTFAHIDGLPSHVARGLPFIEVSSGSLGQGLSVANGIALANRIDGKNGRVFVILGDGELDEGQVWEAAMTSAHHKLDNVIAIVDRNFHQLNGGTEEILAKEPLAEKWKAFGWEVREVENDVEKLKKAIEELDKIKGKPKVIIARWVE, from the coding sequence TTGAGTGAAATATTAACCACAAAGCTAAAGGAAATGCTAAAGCCCGTAAACGGCTTCCATATTAACTCCTCTATTACCTGCCTTAGGATAATGCAGGCAGTGCTGGAACTCAAGAAAGAGGAAGACACAGTAATAGTAAGCAAAGGACACTCAGCTCCAGCCTTCTACGTAATGCTCTGGAAGCTTGGTCTCTTAAGCGATGAGGAGCTAATGACCTTTGCCCACATAGATGGCCTCCCAAGCCACGTCGCTAGGGGACTTCCCTTCATAGAAGTATCCTCAGGATCCCTTGGACAGGGACTCTCAGTTGCCAACGGGATTGCACTGGCCAACAGGATAGATGGCAAAAACGGCAGGGTCTTTGTAATCCTGGGGGACGGGGAACTGGATGAGGGCCAAGTCTGGGAGGCCGCAATGACATCTGCTCATCACAAGCTGGACAATGTTATAGCAATAGTTGACAGGAACTTCCACCAGCTCAACGGTGGAACTGAGGAAATTCTAGCTAAGGAGCCCCTTGCAGAGAAGTGGAAGGCTTTCGGATGGGAAGTTAGGGAAGTTGAAAACGACGTTGAGAAGTTGAAGAAGGCTATAGAGGAGCTCGACAAGATCAAAGGAAAGCCCAAGGTGATTATAGCGAGGTGGGTTGAGTGA
- a CDS encoding [LysW]-lysine hydrolase — translation MISAEEKVEFLKKLVEIYSPTGREEEAARFVKESFESYGVESYIDKVGNVIAIKEGKGPRILLAGHVDTVPGYIPVKIENGTLWGRGSVDAKGPLATFFFATIESDANIVFAGLVDEEGFSKGAKNLDVPRPDYIIVGEPSGVDAVTIGYKGSLTARFVEKVDKVHGSLGIGAAEKLIEKWLMISREFNEGFNALSGRIVRFIAYERDFDFYGEMIINLRTPPGYTPPQDWEIIDFVPAYEVDRRSPLVRAFVRGIRRSGFRPRLKKKMGTADMNILGPRYGVDAVAYGPGDSSLDHTPNEHISLEEYIKAIDVLKTVLNEIKTST, via the coding sequence ATGATCTCAGCGGAGGAGAAGGTTGAGTTCTTAAAGAAGCTTGTTGAGATATACAGCCCGACTGGAAGGGAAGAGGAAGCAGCAAGGTTCGTTAAGGAGTCCTTTGAGAGTTATGGAGTAGAAAGTTATATCGACAAAGTTGGAAATGTTATTGCAATAAAGGAGGGCAAAGGGCCCAGAATACTCTTGGCTGGCCATGTAGATACTGTTCCTGGGTACATCCCGGTTAAAATAGAAAACGGGACTTTGTGGGGAAGGGGAAGCGTTGATGCTAAAGGCCCTCTAGCAACCTTCTTCTTTGCAACCATCGAGAGCGATGCAAACATAGTATTTGCCGGTCTGGTGGATGAAGAAGGCTTCTCCAAGGGTGCGAAGAACCTTGATGTTCCAAGGCCTGACTACATAATTGTGGGCGAGCCGAGCGGTGTTGATGCCGTGACGATAGGATACAAGGGCAGTTTAACGGCTAGGTTCGTGGAGAAGGTTGACAAGGTTCATGGGAGCTTGGGAATTGGTGCTGCGGAAAAGCTCATTGAGAAATGGCTGATGATATCTAGGGAGTTTAATGAGGGCTTCAATGCACTAAGCGGGAGGATAGTGAGGTTTATAGCCTATGAAAGGGATTTCGACTTCTATGGTGAAATGATAATTAACCTGAGAACTCCGCCCGGCTACACTCCACCTCAGGATTGGGAGATAATTGACTTCGTTCCAGCTTACGAGGTTGACAGAAGGTCCCCTCTTGTTAGGGCCTTTGTTAGGGGAATCAGGAGGTCAGGATTTAGGCCTAGGCTTAAGAAGAAGATGGGCACGGCTGACATGAATATACTTGGGCCAAGGTATGGGGTTGACGCGGTGGCCTATGGTCCGGGAGATTCGAGCTTAGATCACACTCCCAATGAGCATATAAGCCTTGAAGAGTACATTAAGGCAATTGATGTTCTCAAGACTGTCCTTAATGAAATAAAGACGTCCACTTAA
- the lysX gene encoding lysine biosynthesis protein LysX produces MKIGITYSIVRKEEIMIKERAGEFGEVVMLHEDEVTFPKEYDVDVVIIRNVSHFKGMYLAKLFEDLGIPTINSFNLMFEAGDKLLATLRLQKKVPVPKWGAAVSENAAKKVAHELGFPLVSKPVFGSWGRLLAKINDEDSLDSVLEHRKWMKNPLYNIHYMQEFVEKPGRDIRSYVIGGEFVTAIYRYSNHWITNTARGGKAEPCNDEEVAEISIKAWEAFGEGALAIDIFEGPNGLLVNEVNPNMEFKNAQRVTGVDIAKKLVEYAVEVAKR; encoded by the coding sequence ATGAAAATTGGAATCACCTACAGTATAGTAAGAAAGGAGGAAATAATGATCAAAGAGAGAGCGGGTGAGTTTGGGGAAGTTGTCATGCTACACGAGGATGAGGTAACGTTTCCAAAGGAATATGATGTTGATGTCGTTATAATAAGGAACGTTAGTCACTTCAAGGGAATGTACCTAGCTAAGCTCTTTGAGGATTTGGGAATTCCTACCATTAACTCCTTTAACCTGATGTTTGAAGCTGGAGATAAGCTTCTCGCAACATTAAGGTTACAGAAGAAGGTTCCCGTTCCAAAGTGGGGAGCTGCCGTTAGTGAGAATGCGGCCAAGAAGGTTGCCCATGAGCTGGGCTTTCCCCTAGTTTCAAAGCCCGTATTTGGTAGCTGGGGTAGATTGCTCGCTAAGATAAACGATGAAGATTCCTTAGACAGCGTCCTTGAGCATAGGAAATGGATGAAGAATCCTCTGTACAACATCCATTACATGCAGGAGTTCGTTGAGAAGCCTGGGAGGGATATCAGGAGCTATGTAATTGGCGGAGAGTTCGTGACAGCGATCTACCGCTACTCGAACCACTGGATAACAAACACAGCGAGGGGTGGTAAAGCAGAACCCTGCAATGATGAGGAAGTTGCTGAAATCTCAATCAAGGCGTGGGAAGCTTTTGGAGAGGGAGCTTTGGCTATAGACATATTTGAAGGCCCTAATGGCCTTTTAGTTAATGAGGTTAATCCTAATATGGAATTTAAGAACGCTCAAAGGGTTACTGGCGTTGATATTGCGAAGAAGCTTGTTGAATACGCGGTGGAGGTGGCAAAGAGATGA
- the aroB gene encoding 3-dehydroquinate synthase, protein MEGIVFEKLNSLGALLEPLNPFKVAVLTNTTVRDIWLEEVLDSISEYEVHPIIIPDGEKYKDLETARYVWEKLIKIGFTRKSLLIGLGGGVITDIAGFVASTYMRGTLLGLIPTTLLAQVDAAIGGKTGINFHGKNMIGTFYLPNFVLIDIMTLSTLPMVEVLNGLAEVVKYAILDREVYEILTRISSPQEAIKSEELIRKSVEVKVRVVEEDLRESGKRRILNLGHTVGHAIEKLSGYKIKHGFAVSVGLVVASKLGERLYGFDSGKVYELLKKFGLPINLPFEPSKVLEAMKLDKKAWYGKIVFIIPVKIGEVVIEEVPESLVLEVLREVRE, encoded by the coding sequence ATGGAAGGGATAGTTTTTGAAAAATTGAATTCCCTGGGGGCTCTTCTTGAGCCCCTTAATCCATTTAAAGTTGCTGTTCTCACAAATACTACCGTTAGAGATATCTGGCTTGAGGAAGTTCTTGACTCGATAAGTGAATATGAAGTTCATCCAATCATTATTCCCGATGGAGAAAAGTACAAGGATCTTGAGACGGCAAGATATGTGTGGGAAAAACTCATTAAGATTGGCTTTACTAGAAAGTCCCTCCTCATAGGGTTGGGAGGGGGAGTAATTACTGATATTGCTGGATTCGTTGCTTCAACGTACATGAGGGGCACGCTTCTTGGTTTAATTCCAACGACGTTATTGGCTCAAGTTGATGCTGCTATTGGAGGCAAAACAGGGATAAACTTCCATGGAAAGAACATGATAGGGACTTTCTACCTTCCGAACTTCGTTCTAATTGATATAATGACCCTTTCAACTCTTCCCATGGTTGAAGTTTTGAATGGGCTTGCTGAAGTTGTTAAGTATGCTATTTTGGATAGAGAGGTTTATGAAATCTTAACAAGGATAAGCTCGCCCCAGGAAGCAATAAAAAGTGAAGAGTTAATTAGGAAATCCGTTGAAGTTAAAGTTAGGGTTGTTGAAGAGGATCTCAGGGAGAGCGGAAAGAGGAGGATTTTAAACCTGGGACACACCGTTGGTCATGCAATTGAAAAGCTATCTGGATATAAGATAAAGCACGGCTTTGCGGTCTCAGTAGGGCTCGTTGTTGCTTCAAAGCTGGGGGAGAGACTTTATGGCTTCGATTCGGGTAAGGTTTATGAGCTTTTGAAAAAGTTTGGCCTTCCGATAAATCTGCCTTTTGAACCTTCAAAGGTTCTTGAGGCAATGAAGCTTGATAAAAAAGCTTGGTATGGGAAAATAGTTTTCATAATTCCCGTTAAAATTGGTGAGGTTGTTATAGAGGAGGTTCCCGAGTCCCTTGTCCTTGAGGTTTTGAGGGAGGTAAGGGAATGA